In Actinomycetota bacterium, a genomic segment contains:
- the nth gene encoding endonuclease III, which yields MRRSDLIFGEAIRIIAENYSVPLWAKDLSPFEVLVSTILSQATERRGNIKAFENLKDKFEMTPESFLQADVAELAECIRPAGLHRAKASKLKRLAAVLLDQYEGDLMKILRLPEGEARERLMELPGVGPKTADVLLNFVAGRDVFPVDTHIIRIARRLGMVDKKASYDEIKAAFEKVIPAGEKRRVHLALIEFGRNVCGARPRCEACPIFSFCEK from the coding sequence ATGAGGAGGTCTGACCTTATTTTTGGTGAAGCCATAAGGATCATCGCCGAGAATTACTCGGTGCCACTTTGGGCTAAAGATCTTTCCCCCTTCGAGGTTCTGGTTTCCACCATCCTTTCACAGGCGACCGAGCGGCGGGGGAATATCAAAGCCTTTGAGAACCTTAAGGATAAATTTGAAATGACCCCGGAAAGCTTCCTTCAAGCCGATGTCGCCGAGCTTGCGGAATGCATCCGCCCCGCTGGTCTCCACCGTGCCAAAGCGTCCAAGCTTAAAAGACTCGCCGCAGTTTTACTCGATCAATACGAGGGCGATTTAATGAAGATCCTACGGCTTCCAGAGGGTGAGGCAAGAGAGAGATTGATGGAGTTACCGGGGGTGGGACCCAAAACTGCGGATGTGCTACTCAATTTCGTTGCCGGACGTGATGTCTTCCCCGTCGATACACACATCATAAGGATTGCCAGGAGATTGGGCATGGTGGATAAGAAAGCCAGTTACGATGAGATCAAAGCGGCTTTTGAGAAGGTGATACCAGCGGGTGAAAAGCGAAGGGTACATCTGGCTTTGATCGAATTCGGGAGAAATGTTTGCGGGGCGAGACCCAGGTGCGAGGCTTGCCCAATTTTCAGCTTCTGTGAGAAGTAA
- the mutM gene encoding DNA-formamidopyrimidine glycosylase, with the protein MPELPDVEAVIDRIKGDVLREIFKDVEIFIPDPIQLPSWPEFKERLVGAKILDIWRRGKFILFPLSNGFTFIVHLRMTGNLIYCDPQEEIHKHTRVVFTFENGKQLRFIDQRKLGKMYVVPDEDFSGIKALYTMGPEPLSEDFTLDVFNELLKKRKGRIKSLLMDQSFIAGIGNVYGDVILWQAKIHPQRRVDELNSAEIRGLFHSIKEVLHESVRNYYSIHERPDWFLMGRREGICPRCAYPLDAVKIQGRYSHFCPRCQPR; encoded by the coding sequence ATGCCGGAGTTACCGGACGTCGAAGCCGTGATTGACAGAATAAAGGGCGATGTTCTGAGGGAAATCTTCAAGGACGTTGAAATATTCATCCCCGATCCCATCCAACTACCCTCCTGGCCCGAATTCAAGGAAAGACTCGTGGGCGCCAAGATCCTCGATATTTGGCGGCGGGGCAAATTCATCCTTTTTCCTTTAAGCAACGGTTTTACTTTCATCGTTCATCTGCGGATGACCGGGAATTTAATCTATTGCGATCCTCAGGAGGAAATACACAAGCATACCCGCGTCGTTTTTACCTTTGAAAATGGAAAGCAACTTCGTTTCATCGATCAGCGGAAGCTGGGGAAGATGTATGTGGTTCCCGACGAGGACTTCAGCGGAATAAAGGCTCTATACACCATGGGTCCCGAGCCCCTGAGTGAGGATTTTACACTCGATGTATTCAACGAACTGTTGAAGAAAAGAAAGGGCAGGATAAAAAGTTTACTCATGGATCAAAGCTTCATCGCCGGGATCGGAAACGTCTACGGCGATGTGATTCTATGGCAGGCGAAGATTCATCCCCAAAGGCGTGTAGACGAGTTGAACTCCGCAGAGATCAGGGGATTATTTCACAGCATAAAGGAAGTACTCCATGAATCGGTGAGAAATTACTATTCAATCCATGAGCGCCCCGATTGGTTCCTGATGGGGCGAAGGGAAGGCATCTGCCCCAGGTGTGCCTACCCGTTGGATGCCGTAAAAATCCAGGGAAGATATTCGCATTTTTGTCCGAGATGCCAGCCTCGCTAA
- a CDS encoding glycosyltransferase 87 family protein produces the protein MRKPQVLSLPSRDALFILLCVIINLHQLKSVISLAEPKFLLLFPSTTILVAIIYLLFDIIARNKEQIREKDAFKWKMCMLGILILLVGILPGAVRIGLRLQSQPHEFCHDGVVQTEEAMKMILLGKNPYSEDYFQTPMKHWADKWPESTTLTHYIYLPFIFISPLPFYLTCKVLLGWFDLRLIYLAVYLLTIFLLLKFPRDYSNKICLVTLFALNPNFLHYLSWGVNDILLMGLLILTIYALKIKNFLLSALSFGLALVTKQFAWLLTPFYLLYLYRFKERDKTSLAKNILVILLVVLIFMAPFLAWDHASFKDDVIDFPSGRAKISWPMGGWGIGGTLVALKFVKPTDYFPFWIFYVLLVFPLMILLLWRQYRYNTLSMVLTGYLITLFIFQYFSRYFHGNYLDYPFTFLLLIIFGDLKQ, from the coding sequence ATGCGTAAACCCCAAGTTTTATCCCTGCCATCGAGGGATGCTCTCTTCATCTTGCTGTGCGTCATCATCAATCTGCACCAACTCAAGTCAGTGATCTCTCTAGCCGAACCGAAATTTCTCCTCCTCTTCCCCTCCACAACTATTCTAGTTGCCATCATTTATCTACTATTCGATATCATCGCTCGAAACAAGGAGCAAATAAGGGAAAAGGATGCCTTTAAATGGAAAATGTGTATGCTTGGAATACTCATCTTGCTCGTGGGCATCCTACCCGGAGCCGTGAGGATTGGATTAAGACTTCAATCTCAACCCCATGAATTTTGCCACGACGGAGTGGTTCAAACGGAAGAAGCGATGAAGATGATCCTGCTAGGGAAAAATCCCTACTCCGAAGATTATTTTCAAACGCCCATGAAGCATTGGGCGGATAAATGGCCTGAATCGACGACCCTCACCCACTACATTTATCTTCCATTCATTTTTATCTCTCCCTTGCCCTTTTATCTCACCTGTAAAGTTCTTCTCGGATGGTTCGACCTTCGCCTGATATATCTTGCGGTTTATCTTCTGACCATTTTTCTCTTGCTCAAATTCCCCCGCGATTATTCCAACAAAATCTGCTTAGTCACCCTGTTTGCACTGAATCCCAATTTTTTGCATTATCTGTCGTGGGGAGTTAATGACATATTGCTCATGGGATTGCTCATCCTGACCATCTACGCTTTAAAAATCAAAAATTTTTTACTGTCGGCTCTATCCTTTGGGTTAGCCCTGGTTACTAAGCAATTCGCCTGGTTGCTGACTCCCTTTTACCTTCTATACCTCTACCGATTCAAAGAAAGAGATAAAACCTCGCTAGCGAAAAATATCCTGGTAATTCTTCTAGTTGTTCTTATTTTCATGGCTCCCTTTCTCGCCTGGGACCATGCGAGCTTTAAAGACGATGTGATCGATTTTCCTTCGGGAAGAGCCAAAATCAGCTGGCCCATGGGAGGATGGGGAATCGGTGGAACCCTCGTCGCACTTAAATTTGTAAAGCCCACGGATTATTTCCCCTTCTGGATATTCTATGTCCTCCTGGTTTTTCCGCTGATGATCTTACTTCTGTGGAGACAATATCGCTACAATACTCTTTCAATGGTGTTGACCGGTTATTTGATTACGCTCTTTATCTTCCAATATTTCTCCCGTTACTTTCACGGAAACTACCTGGATTACCCATTCACATTTTTGTTATTGATAATATTCGGGGATTTAAAGCAATGA
- a CDS encoding molybdenum cofactor biosynthesis protein MoaE, whose translation MRIAELLQSIKNHPDFDRVGMILCHNGVVRGFSRDGRRVTGVKVDVERERLDELIKEMKARPGITDILVEVYEGQLSVGDDIMCVLVAGDIRDNVFPVLKETVDRIKKEILRKEEDIV comes from the coding sequence GTGCGGATAGCTGAACTACTACAGAGCATTAAGAACCACCCGGATTTTGACCGAGTAGGTATGATCCTCTGTCACAATGGAGTGGTCAGGGGCTTCTCCAGGGATGGACGGAGGGTAACCGGAGTAAAGGTCGACGTCGAGCGCGAAAGGTTGGATGAGTTAATCAAGGAAATGAAGGCTCGCCCTGGGATAACGGATATCCTCGTGGAGGTATATGAAGGCCAATTATCCGTGGGCGACGACATCATGTGCGTACTCGTAGCCGGCGACATACGAGATAATGTCTTTCCGGTTTTAAAAGAAACGGTTGACCGAATCAAGAAAGAGATTCTTAGAAAAGAAGAGGATATAGTGTAA
- a CDS encoding DUF86 domain-containing protein — translation MSPFDSEVIERKNLSLKGYLQDLEAIKDISLENYQADIFRKRGIEKTLINLIQCAIDINNYILAKIFKIAPADNYDSFIKLGENKIIPPDFALKIAPSTGLRSRLIHEYNKIDDRIVHASIKDALKQFPRYIEYIQKFLQCR, via the coding sequence ATGTCTCCCTTTGATTCGGAGGTCATAGAAAGAAAAAACCTCTCTTTAAAAGGTTACCTACAGGACTTAGAAGCGATAAAGGATATTTCACTTGAAAATTATCAAGCGGATATCTTTCGAAAGAGGGGTATCGAGAAAACTCTCATCAATTTAATACAATGTGCCATAGATATCAATAATTATATCCTAGCCAAAATATTTAAAATTGCTCCAGCTGACAATTATGATTCCTTTATAAAACTTGGAGAAAATAAAATTATCCCCCCGGATTTTGCCCTGAAAATCGCACCCTCTACGGGATTGCGAAGTCGTCTCATTCACGAATATAACAAAATCGATGATAGAATTGTTCACGCCAGCATAAAGGATGCTCTCAAACAATTCCCTCGATATATCGAATATATTCAAAAGTTCTTGCAGTGCAGGTGA